The segment GCGCCGGGGCGCGGGGCCCTTTTCGCGGCACCGACCAAACCGAGGACGACCTATGAAGCAGAGACAGAAGATGTTCAGCCTGTCGGGCGCGTTGCCACGGGGTTGCTGGCCGGCGATCCCGCCCCGCCACAGGTGAGCGTGGCGGACGCGAACCCCGGCACCAGACGGAGGCGTATCGAAGTGTTCGGCTGATTTTACGACACCAATGGATTATTGATCCGACGTGCGCCCTTCGGGAGAACATCTGCATCGGCCGTTCTTTTCAGGTACCCTTGGCGGCGGTTGTTGCGCACGAACTGATCGGCTACACATTTACTATTAGACGATCGCTCGGCGCGGTATGAACAGCGGTGAGCCGTAGGCGCCTGGGGGTACAGGTATCACGCTCGCGGCCGCCGGAGAGAGGAGCAGATGCTCGCATTGAATATACAGAAGCGCATGATGAACTGGTCGGCGATCCTGGTGATCCTCACCGGCGCCTGCACCACGAACCCACGCGGCTTCCGCTTTGAAGAGCAAGTACTTGCGGATGCATCTGCAGTGACCCGTGAGCATCTTCGGAGCCGGGCTCGAACGGCCTCGGCGGACAGCGCCGGCGGCGCGCGCATGGTCGCAGCCGCTGAGGCCTACTCGAGTCCAAAGCTTCTCGTTCTGGAACCATGTCACACCGAAGTCCGGTTCTCATACCGCTACGATGGGCAAGAGAACCACGGCGCTGCCGATCTCGACTACGATAGAACCCGGCGATCCTGGGTGTTGAGGCGCCTGTGGGTCATTCATGAAGAATAGGCCTCGCTGGCTCATGCTCGGAGGATCACGATCTCCGAGCGCACTCAAGCACTTCCGTCAAAACTCCCCGATCATCCCGATCTCCGTCTTCAACTCGTAGCCCAGTTCGCGCTTCACCGTCGCCTGCGCGAGGTCGATCAGGCCCCGGACGTCATCGGAGGTGGCGCCGCCCAGGTTGACCATGATGTTGGCGTGCTTGTGGAAGATCTGCGCGCTCCCCAGCACGTGCCCCTTGAGCCCGCACTGGTCGATCAGGCGGCCCGCGCCTACGCCCTCGATCTTCTGGAAGACGGAGCCGGCGCTCGGGTATAGCCAGAGGTCCGGGTGCCGGTCGTCGCGCCACATCAGGTTCTCGCGGATCACGTCGCGCAGCACCTCGCGCGGGGTGGGGTCGAGGCGAAAGGTGACGTCAAGCACCACATCCTTGCGGTCGTGCAGGATGCTGTAGTCGTAGCCGAAGTTGAAGTAGGCGCAGTCCACCTCCCGCACGTCGCCTTCCTCGGTGAGGACGGTGGCGCCCTCCACCACCTCCTCGATGAACACCGTGCGCTCCCGCTCCGGCGCGGGCGAGAGGAAGTGGAGGTTCTGCCAGACCGCTCCGCCCACCGTGCTGGGAATCCCTACGAAGTGATGCAGCCCCCCCAGGCCCCGCGCGACGGTCGCCTGGATCAGGTCGTGGTACACCTTGGCCCCGCCCCCCGCCTTGACGCGGTTGTCGTCCAGGAATTCGACGTGCTCAACCTCGTTCTTGATCACCAGCCCGCGGAAGCCCCGGTCGCCGATCAGGATGTTGGCTCCCATCCCCAGCAGGAAGAAGGGGATCTCCAGCTCGCGCGCGGCAAGCACGGCCCGGGCGAGCTCGTCCGGGGTCAGCGCGCGGTAGAGCATGTCCGCCGGGCCGCCGATCTTGAAGGTGGTGAACGGCCCCAACAGCGCGTCGCGCTCCAGGCGGTCTGCGCCGAGGCGGGCTTCCAGTTCGCCCACCGCGGGGCCGAGGGTGTTCGAGTGGGGCATTCGCCGCGTGCGTGTGGAGGTGGATGGGCGAGAACGACGCGGGCGGGGTTGCAAGGGCGGTGCCCTGCGGAGTGCGCGCGCCGTTTACGCCTCCGCGCGTGCACCAACGGGCACCCGCAGACCCTCCGCATGCGTTCGTTTGCTCAAGCAAGAACCTCTAAAACAAGTGGACGATGGGCTGAACGGTGGCCTCACAGTCCCGCTGGTCACGCCCGCGCATGCATCCGGCCAGCGTCCGGACCTGTTCACTCCGTTCAGTTGTGCGGCGCTGGCTCACTCTATATCGTTTGTTTCACGACGAAGCATGATTCACAACCGGATGCGGAGATACGATGGGGGAAGCCGGATCTAAGCGCTCACGCCGCCCGTCCCGGCGCTGGGTGGTGCCGCCGGGGCTGCGCTACACGGACGAGCCTTTCGACGGCTTCGCCGTGGTCGACGAGCTGC is part of the Longimicrobium sp. genome and harbors:
- the murB gene encoding UDP-N-acetylmuramate dehydrogenase; amino-acid sequence: MPHSNTLGPAVGELEARLGADRLERDALLGPFTTFKIGGPADMLYRALTPDELARAVLAARELEIPFFLLGMGANILIGDRGFRGLVIKNEVEHVEFLDDNRVKAGGGAKVYHDLIQATVARGLGGLHHFVGIPSTVGGAVWQNLHFLSPAPERERTVFIEEVVEGATVLTEEGDVREVDCAYFNFGYDYSILHDRKDVVLDVTFRLDPTPREVLRDVIRENLMWRDDRHPDLWLYPSAGSVFQKIEGVGAGRLIDQCGLKGHVLGSAQIFHKHANIMVNLGGATSDDVRGLIDLAQATVKRELGYELKTEIGMIGEF